Part of the Geoalkalibacter ferrihydriticus DSM 17813 genome is shown below.
GGATGCGTATCTTGTGCAACTGATCGGCTACCTGCACCTCAATCCTCTACGCGCCGGCATGGGCACAGTCCCGGGCGATTATCCGTGGAGCAGTCATCGCGCCTACCTTGGGCTGGAGACTATCCCCTGGCTCACCACCCGGCTGGCTCTGTCACAGCTCTCCGGCGACCCGGTCAAGGCGAGAAGACTGTTCGATGATCTGGTGGCTGACCAGTACGGTGAAGGCCACCGCGAGGAATTTCACGGCGGCAATTGCGACGGGCGAATCCTTGGCCAGGACGCTTTCGTTGAGACAGTGCTGAGAAAAACAGGCGAGGTCGCCTTGACGAAGCCGGGCCTTGCGGTCATCCTGACGGCCGTTGAGAAACTTTACGATCTCGGCGACAAGGACCTGTCGGGCGCGGGACAAGGCCGCAAAATATCCGAGGCCAGGGCCATGGCCGCCTGGGCGGTCAGAGAGCTGAGTGATGCCACACTGACCGATCTGGGCGGTGCGCTCAGACGGGACGTCACATCTCTAAGCTCTGCCGCCCGGCGGCTCACCACACGAACCCAGGCAGATGCGGATCTGCAGCTGAAGATCTCTCGGCTACGGGTGCTGGTCGACAAGTTTGCAAGTTCGCAAGCCTGACCCCAGACGCACAGGCCCTCCCTCAAGGTAAATTCTCAAGATGGAAGGTTGTCAGAAGTTGACAGCCCCGCGAGTTCTGGCGTTTCGTCAGTCACCGGCGCCGAGTAGATTCCGGGCGCAATCTTCACCAAAAGTGGTATCTTTTTAGTGCAAGGCTTCTTGCACCGGCACCGCCCCGGCCTTGCCAGGATCACCATGCCGAGAGCACGTCGAGCAAAAGCCGTTCTGCCCTGGAGGACATCATGGGAAAAGATAAAACGAGCCAACTGCGGATCCTGCACGGCCATCTCGTGGATATCGACAACGATATCGCTGTCATTGCAACGCCCATCGAACAGCTCAATACCCTGCTCGGAGACGTCATCGATCTTCTCGGCAAGCCGAAGACGTTCAGCGACGATCTGAAAACCATTGGCGAGATCCTCGGGAAAATCCAGTCCATCGCCAGCGACGCGGACTGGCTTCCCGAAGTCGGACAGGTCGCAAGTTCTCTCTCGAAAGCCCTGCTGCCCGTCGTGAAGGAGCCGCCGCCGGCCGGTGGCATCGGCGAGATCAGAACCAGTCTCAACGAGATCGATGTGATTCTCACCCCCCTGCAGAACAAACTCAAAAAGGCTCAGGGCGCTATCCAAAAAGTTCTCAAGGTGATTCACGGCGTTGCATTCGACGTCCACTCGCTCGTCAACGGCACGCACGCCCTGATGCAGCGCTATGCAGAC
Proteins encoded:
- a CDS encoding helix-turn-helix domain-containing protein, which gives rise to MQNLSFRYTRWVNWRHNRSGHLFQGRYKAVLVETDAYLVQLIGYLHLNPLRAGMGTVPGDYPWSSHRAYLGLETIPWLTTRLALSQLSGDPVKARRLFDDLVADQYGEGHREEFHGGNCDGRILGQDAFVETVLRKTGEVALTKPGLAVILTAVEKLYDLGDKDLSGAGQGRKISEARAMAAWAVRELSDATLTDLGGALRRDVTSLSSAARRLTTRTQADADLQLKISRLRVLVDKFASSQA